The Erythrolamprus reginae isolate rEryReg1 chromosome 3, rEryReg1.hap1, whole genome shotgun sequence genome contains a region encoding:
- the LOC139165493 gene encoding proto-oncogene Mas-like, producing MIEIDDRDRDDRDGREFRILHKFTEKICGLTRLTSPFRLYLLQVKANGAHTKETLSLDCGKDMLVLLEILPIIARIRKGFPAPESPWSGSELVGFPFNMTGIVSNISTIPENFTSPYDEIFDNLTLHLLNGFFALLCLLGLLGNGATIYLLAFSIKRNPFTTFILNLSIADSGVLTSLIIAAIFVFTLSHRTYIADHDSRCLFLRTFKYFFFTYSASQFLLTAISLDRCVAVLFPLWHRCHRPPNLSTLVCSLIWILFFLLSVLHFILHQTRAFRRSPVLYQLIVNGLLCTPLMVVSTVTLLIHMRFKMQHNQRKLLTTILLVLFFYLLFSLPMNVFYVIEYFDTYNPLLLTLAIGCAALNSSINPLIYFLVGRQKGGKDQPRASYKVALQRVFKDDEKGSLKEQETMKEVQL from the exons atgatagagatagatgacaGAGATAGAGACGATAGAGATGGTAGAG AATTTAGAATATTGCACAAGTTTACTGAGAAAATTTGCGGCTTGACCCGGCTCACTTCTCCTTTTCGACTGTACTTGCTTCAAGTGAAGGCCAACGGGGCTCACACCAAAGAGACCTTATCCTTAGATTGTGGGAAAGACATGTTGGTCCTTCTGGAGATTCTTCCTATCATTGCCAG GATACGGAAAGGATTTCCGGCTCCTGAAAGTCCCTGGAGTGGTTCGGAACTGGTCGGCTTTCCCTTCAATATGACTGGAATTGTTTCAAATATTTCCACAATACCAGAAAATTTCACTTCTCCTTATGATGAAATTTTCGATAATTTAACACTTCATCTTCTCAATGGCTTCTTTGCCCTTCTTTGCCTATTAGGCCTGCTGGGAAATGGAGCCACCATTTACCTCCTGGCCTTTTCCATTAAGAGGAATCCGTTCACCACTTTCATCCTGAACCTCTCCATCGCTGATTCTGGGGTCCTCACATCCCTTATTATTGCAGCTATATTTGTGTTTACTCTGAGCCACAGAACATACATTGCCGAT CACGACAGCCGATGCCTTTTTCTCCGTACTTTTAAGTACTTTTTCTTCACCTATTCTGCCAGCCAGTTTCTGCTGACGGCCATCAGCCTGGACAGGTGCGTAGCTGTCCTCTTCCCACTCTGGCATCGTTGTCATCGGCCTCCAAATTTGTCCACACTTGTTTGTAGCCTCATCTGGATCCTCTTCTTCCTGCTCTCTGTGCTGCACTTCATTCTCCACCAAACCAGGGCCTTTCGACGTTCACCTGTGCTTTACCAGCTGATTGTGAATGGTTTACTTTGTACTCCTCTAATGGTTGTGTCGACTGTGACTCTTTTGATTCACATGAGGTTTAAGATGCAACACAATCAAAGGAAACTGCTCACCACCATCTTGCTGGTTCTCTTTTTCTACCTCCTGTTTTCTCTCCCGATGAATGTCTTTTATGTCATTGAATATTTTGATACATATAATCCCCTCCTTCTGACCCTTGCGATAGGATGTGCCGCTCTCAACAGCAGCATCAACCCACTCATTTATTTCTTAGTGGGGAgacagaagggaggaaaggatcaGCCCAGAGCATCTTACAAGGTTGCTCTGCAAAGAGTCTTCaaagat gatGAGAAAGGAAGTCTGAAAGAGCAGGAAACTATGAAGGAAGTCCAGTTATGA
- the LOC139165240 gene encoding mas-related G-protein coupled receptor member H-like — protein sequence MGNCLFNNTEHNITNTIHTKNSTSEPNHLQKTIYSLILLICIPGIVGNGIVIRLLHFQIKRNPFTVYILNLAVADTGTLLSVCIIAIWHLTTIEPLGVLKEFLLCTYSTGQFLLTIISIDRCLAVFFPLWHRCHQPPHLSTILSAFSWIVSVVFCTVHYTLIWVTGFENCHQYFLILIFTSVCIPVMVASSLALFIKGYLKSQMKKRGKLLKAILLALFFFLVFSIPPSAIFLHDIISERKYYNFIPYGYLYACLSSSVNPLIYFFLGRRKERHSRCNLEIRLQRVFKEEEERKEPSDICIEV from the coding sequence atgggaaattgtTTATTCAATAATACTGAACACAACATCACTAACACCATACACACAAAGAACAGCACTTCTGAGCCCAACCATCTGCAAAAAACCATCTATTCTTTAATCCTGTTAATCTGCATTCCAGGGATTGTTGGGAACGGAATTGTCATCCGACTTTTGCATTTCCAGATTAAGCGGAATCCTTTCACTGTCTATATCCTCAATTTGGCTGTGGCGGACACCGGGACTCTCCTATCTGTGTGTATCATTGCAATTTGGCACTTAACTACTATAGAACCTCTCGGAGTACTAAAAGAATTTTTACTATGCACTTACTCTACTGGTCAATTTCTTCTGACAATCATCAGCATTGACCGGTGTTTGGCAGTCTTCTTCCCTCTTTGGCATCGTTGCCATCAGCCACCACATTTGTCCACCATACTCTCTGCGTTTTCATGGATAGTCTCTGTTGTCTTCTGTACAGTTCATTACACTCTGATTTGGGTTACAGGTTTTGAAAATTGCCACCAATACTTCCTTATTCTCATATTTACCTCAGTTTGCATCCCAGTCATGGTGGCCTCCAGCCTGGCCCTCTTCATCAAAGGCTACCTTAAATCACAGATGAAGAAGCGAGGGAAACTTCTCAAAGCCATCCTGCTTGCCCTGTTTTTCTTCCTCGTCTTTTCCATCCCACCAAGTGCCATTTTTCTCCATGATATTATTTCCGAGAGgaaatattataattttattccATACGGTTACTTATATGCCTGTCTAAGCAGCAGCGTTAACCCGCTGATCTATTTTTTcttggggagaaggaaggaacgcCATTCTAGatgcaacctggaaataaggctCCAGAGAGTTttcaaggaggaagaagagaggaaagagccATCAGACATCTGCATTGAGGTGTAG
- the LOC139165238 gene encoding proto-oncogene Mas-like: MSQQFNYLEGNRSIRIPSEDFPSIWHRFKEIQSELKIPKSPWSGSEPVDFPFNATGIVSNISLTPEFFSSPYDHLFDNLTRNVLNGVIALICLLGLVGNGATIYLLAFSIKRNPFTTFILNLSIADLGVLTSLITATIFVTVCTLSHRTYVVDAFYFLLFEFFFFTYSASQFLLTAISLERCVGVLFPLWYRCHRPAYLSTLICSLIWILSFLLSAVHFILHQTRTYGSSPVLYQLFVNGLFCTPLMVASTVTLLIYIRSKMQHYQRKLLTTILLVLFFYILLSLPMIVLYVIEYFDTYNLLLMTIAIACATLNSSINPLLYFLVGRKKERKGQPRTSYKVALQRVFNDEKGNLENQKP; the protein is encoded by the exons GTAATAGATCCATCCGAATACCATCAGAGGACTTCCCTTCTATTTGGCACAGATTCAAAGA GATACAGAGCGAATTAAAAATTCCTAAAAGTCCTTGGAGTGGTTCTGAACCGGTTGACTTTCCCTTCAATGCTACTGGAATTGTTTCAAACATTTCTCTAACACcagaatttttttcttctccttatgATCATCTGTTCGATAATTTAACCCGCAATGTTCTCAATGGCGTCATTGCCCTTATTTGCCTTTTGGGCCTGGTGGGAAATGGAGCCACCATTTACCTCCTGGCCTTTTCCATTAAGAGGAATCCATTCACCACTTTCATCTTGAACCTCTCCATCGCTGATTTGGGGGTCCTCACATCCCTGATCACTGCAACTATATTTGTGACAGTGTGTACGCTGAGCCACAGAACATACGTAGTCGATGCTTTTTACTTCTTACTCTTTGAGTTCTTCTTCTTCACCTATTCTGCCAGCCAGTTTCTGCTGACGGCCATCAGCCTGGAGAGATGTGTGGGTGTCCTCTTCCCACTCTGGTATCGCTGCCATCGCCCTGCATATTTATCCACCCTTATTTGTAGCCTCATCTGGATCCTCTCCTTCCTGCTCTCTGCGGTGCACTTCATTCTCCACCAGACCAGAACCTATGGAAGTTCACCTGTGCTTTACCAGCTTTTTGTGAATGGTTTATTTTGCACGCCCCTCATGGTTGCGTCTACTGTGACTCTCTTGATATATATAAGATCTAAAATGCAACACTATCAAAGGAAATTGCTCACCACCATCTTGCTGGTTCTCTTCTTCTACATCCTGCTTTCTCTCCCTATGATTGTCCTTTATGTCATTGAATATTTTGATACTTATAATCTTCTCCTCATGACCATTGCTATAGCATGTGCCACTCTCAACAGCAGCATCAACCCACTCCTTTATTTCTTagtggggaggaagaaggaaagaaaaggtcaGCCCAGAACATCTTATAAGGTTGCTCTGCAAAGGGTCTTCAATGATGAGAAAGGAAACCTGGAAAATCAGAAACCATGA